One genomic window of Cricetulus griseus strain 17A/GY chromosome 3, alternate assembly CriGri-PICRH-1.0, whole genome shotgun sequence includes the following:
- the LOC100768693 gene encoding cathepsin L1: MNLLLLLATLCLGTALATPKFNQTFNAQWHKWKSTYRRLYGTNEEEWRRAVWEKNMKMIELHNGEYSEGKHGYTMEMNAFGDMTNEEFRQLVNGYKHQKHRKGKVFQEPLMLQLPKSVDWREKGCVTPVKNQGQCGSCWAFSACGALEGQMCLKTGVLVSLSEQNLVDCSQAEGNQGCNGGLMDFAFQYVLNNKGLDSEESYPYEAKDGTCKYKPEFAAANDTGYVDIPQLEKALMKAVATVGPIAIAIDASHPSFQFYSSGIYYEPNCSSKELDHGVLVVGYGFEGTDSNKKKYWIVKNSWGSSWGMGGFFHIAKDKNNHCGVATAASYPTV, from the exons ATGAATCTTTTACTCCTCCTGGCCACCCTGTGCTTGGGAACAGCCTTGGCCACTCCAAAATTTAATCAAACGTTTAATGCGCAATGGCACAAGTGGAAGTCCACATACAGAAGGCTGTATGGCACG AatgaggaagaatggaggagagcagtgTGGGAGAAGAACATGAAAATGATTGAGCTGCACAATGGGGAATACAGCGAGGGGAAGCATGGCTACACCATGGAGATGAACGCCTTTGGTGACATG ACCAATGAAGAGTTCCGGCAGTTAGTGAACGGCTATAAGCACCAGAAGCACAGGAAGGGGAAGGTGTTTCAGGAGCCTCTGATGCTTCAGCTCCCCAAGTCTGTGGACTGGAGAGAAAAAGGTTGCGTGACTCCCGTGAAGAATCAG ggACAGTGTGGTTCTTGTTGGGCTTTTAGCGCTTGTGGGGCCCTAGAAGGACAGATGTGCCTTAAGACTGGTGTGCTGGTCTCCCTTAGCGAACAGAACCTTGTGGACTGTTCTCAGGCTGAAGGCAATCAGGGCTGCAATGGTGGCCTGATGGATTTTGCCTTCCAGTATGTTTTGAACAACAAAGGTCTAGACTCGGAGGAGTCCTATCCCTATGAGGCAAAG GATGGAACCTGTAAGTACAAACCTGAGTTTGCTGCGGCTAATGACACAGGATACGTGGATATCCCTCAGCTAGAGAAGGCCCTTATGAAGGCCGTGGCAACCGTGGGCCCTATTGCTATCGCTATAGATGCCAGCCACCCATCTTTCCAGTTCTATAGTTCAG GCATCTACTATGAACCGAACTGTAGCAGCAAAGAACTTGACCATGGGGTTCTGGTGGTTGGCTATGGATTTGAAGGAACagattcaaataagaaaaaatattggaTTGTCAAGAACAG CTGGGGTTCTTCATGGGGTATGGGAGGCTTCTTCCATATAGCCAAAGACAAGAACAACCACTGTGGAGTTGCTACTGCGGCCAGCTATCCTACTGTGTGA